A portion of the Paenibacillus marchantiae genome contains these proteins:
- a CDS encoding zinc ribbon domain-containing protein produces MKLLQRIKNGANKATERAQHAVEIGKINNQIVGLQQEQEVHFTDMGRIFYEGYRAQDMTRAEKEMVDLSGLCDELQDEIDGLRNKIAQLKNERLCECGHVASLDANFCPKCGRKLGEFKPAAASVGATNPARQEAAVAQSPEGPIYDAPAEEELEEAEPYHTVIPSIADLETESEYNSTEFTQEEKEAFDAEWERRRDEEMQRERERQQELDERIRYWKENNPIVNTVDVQTEVPREMVNCQICTAELPKGSKWCPRCGAEQI; encoded by the coding sequence ATGAAACTGCTTCAGCGAATTAAGAACGGAGCAAACAAAGCAACAGAGCGTGCCCAGCACGCCGTTGAAATCGGAAAAATAAATAATCAGATTGTGGGCTTGCAGCAGGAACAGGAAGTCCATTTTACAGATATGGGTCGTATCTTCTATGAAGGTTATCGCGCACAGGACATGACGCGTGCCGAAAAAGAGATGGTGGATCTATCGGGATTGTGCGATGAATTGCAGGATGAGATCGATGGTCTGCGCAACAAGATTGCACAACTCAAAAATGAGCGCTTATGCGAGTGTGGACACGTCGCTTCACTGGATGCCAACTTCTGTCCGAAATGCGGACGCAAGTTGGGTGAATTCAAACCCGCAGCAGCATCTGTAGGGGCGACAAACCCTGCGAGACAGGAAGCAGCTGTGGCCCAAAGCCCGGAGGGACCAATCTATGATGCGCCAGCTGAAGAGGAACTGGAGGAAGCTGAGCCGTATCACACGGTAATTCCGTCCATTGCGGACCTGGAGACCGAATCCGAATATAACAGTACGGAATTTACCCAAGAGGAAAAGGAAGCGTTCGATGCCGAGTGGGAACGCCGTCGGGATGAAGAAATGCAACGGGAGCGCGAGCGCCAGCAGGAGCTGGATGAGCGCATTCGGTACTGGAAAGAAAATAATCCGATCGTGAACACGGTGGACGTACAGACGGAAGTGCCACGCGAAATGGTGAATTGTCAGATTTGTACAGCAGAGCTTCCCAAAGGTTCGAAATGGTGCCCACGCTGCGGAGCAGAACAGATTTGA
- a CDS encoding TrmB family transcriptional regulator, whose protein sequence is MDQLLHHLRHLGFTEMESKIMVELARQGSASGYEVAKRLGVSRSNVYATLQRLEQRGFLRCSAGEPAKYSVLKPEEMTSMISGQMRASLEYVQSSMPQHEPEKPVFYNIEGDKNVFENLSRELAEAKHEIVVDVWREEAELLRADLQRAEDRGVRLLWSCDGGEGIMDQPAPWPGLPSYGAGNGRKFSLVVDRRWCMLGMRGESCATQAMVTEHPVMTGLLLNHFAQELVLYELEQDMGEELESRYGPRYQNLSARYWSVPSDIL, encoded by the coding sequence ATGGACCAACTGCTGCATCATTTGCGTCATCTGGGGTTTACCGAGATGGAATCTAAAATTATGGTGGAACTCGCTCGCCAAGGCTCAGCCTCGGGATATGAGGTTGCGAAAAGGCTGGGTGTGTCCCGTTCCAATGTATATGCCACCCTGCAACGGCTGGAACAGCGGGGATTCCTGCGTTGCAGCGCAGGCGAGCCTGCGAAATACAGTGTCTTGAAGCCTGAGGAGATGACAAGTATGATCTCCGGTCAGATGCGTGCATCCCTTGAATATGTGCAGAGCAGTATGCCGCAGCATGAGCCGGAGAAGCCGGTCTTTTACAATATTGAAGGCGACAAAAATGTATTTGAGAATCTAAGCCGTGAACTGGCTGAGGCCAAACATGAGATTGTGGTGGACGTATGGCGTGAGGAAGCAGAGTTGTTACGTGCAGACTTGCAACGTGCTGAAGACCGAGGTGTGCGCCTGTTATGGTCATGTGATGGTGGAGAGGGTATTATGGATCAGCCCGCTCCTTGGCCTGGTTTGCCTTCATACGGAGCAGGGAATGGCCGGAAGTTCTCTTTAGTGGTAGATCGTCGTTGGTGCATGTTAGGGATGCGCGGAGAATCTTGCGCCACTCAGGCGATGGTGACAGAACATCCGGTCATGACCGGACTGCTGTTGAATCATTTTGCTCAGGAATTGGTGTTGTATGAACTGGAGCAGGACATGGGGGAGGAACTGGAGTCTCGATACGGGCCTCGATACCAAAACCTGTCAGCACGTTATTGGTCAGTACCTTCAGATATCCTATGA
- a CDS encoding NUDIX hydrolase, whose translation MTPERFDIYDNQQNWIGTELRSVVHAKGFWHRSFHCWIVRDEGSQRLVLFQRRRDIKDTFPGCYDITAAGHLTAGEQLHEASRELEEELGVQAPFETLTYLLTARQQLEGQVRGVPFIDREFSSVFGLCLNQPLEAYTLQVSEVDSLYEVPLDDLIALFRGETHVIQAAGVQAVQSASNQVDQANSSSVPLHVQTRHMREIRAAEFVPHGTEYYIDVLEALVHVPKN comes from the coding sequence ATTTACGACAATCAGCAAAATTGGATAGGTACAGAGCTGCGCAGCGTGGTTCATGCCAAGGGATTCTGGCACCGTTCATTCCACTGCTGGATCGTGCGGGACGAAGGCTCACAGCGGTTGGTTCTATTTCAGCGAAGACGGGATATCAAGGATACCTTCCCCGGATGTTACGACATTACCGCAGCAGGGCATCTCACAGCCGGCGAACAGCTGCATGAAGCCAGTCGTGAGCTGGAGGAAGAACTGGGCGTGCAAGCACCTTTTGAAACGCTGACCTACCTGTTGACAGCAAGACAGCAACTTGAAGGGCAGGTTCGCGGTGTACCTTTTATCGATCGGGAATTCAGCTCCGTCTTTGGACTGTGCTTGAACCAGCCTCTAGAAGCCTATACCTTGCAGGTAAGCGAAGTCGACAGCTTATACGAAGTGCCTTTGGATGACTTGATTGCCTTGTTCCGTGGCGAAACTCATGTGATTCAAGCCGCGGGAGTGCAAGCCGTGCAGTCAGCGTCCAATCAGGTGGATCAGGCAAATAGTAGCTCTGTTCCTCTTCACGTTCAAACACGTCACATGCGCGAGATTAGAGCAGCCGAGTTCGTGCCACACGGTACGGAATATTATATCGATGTACTTGAAGCGTTAGTTCACGTGCCCAAAAACTAA